Proteins found in one bacterium genomic segment:
- a CDS encoding HAMP domain-containing protein: MYKRKSIFWQLFTSHLVLVGFSVLAVVWIALSIFQQFYYSNTADNLTVRSRLLAGQLSRMIQQEKYTEMDRMITSMGKETGTRITIVLPDGRVAGDSHEDAAKLENHGDRPEVISAGKQGIGSSHRYSYSLKQYMMYTAIVLRGEDGVLQGFVRTSLPLNGLQQALLAMNKKILLGVFFIIILTAAISFWVSQRMIKPLVTIKQGAEKYAAGDLEHKLYTDGSEEIKSLADTLNMMAVQLKQRIESSEHQRQEQAAILTGMTEGVLAVDGRENVVYMNSSAKQLFEVEPNWDVGKKIQEIIRDPSLHAFIALTLVSEESTTAELKFYKNGEKMMRVTGAKIKAANNTVNGAIIVLNDFTQLHRLETIRREFVSNVSHELKTPITLIQGFVETLLDDKQLTRDETQKFLKKIEKHSHRLNAIIEDLLDLSRIEQLGFDKLEKKKTGVFEMVENSIQTCMSAYRDTQVSINNSISKEMQAGLNQPLFEQALFNLLENAVKYSNSKTPVVVKGGREKKKNIIEVRDFGCGIAGEHLPRIFERFYRVDKSRSRDEGGTGLGLAIVKHIVQAHGGEIAVESTLEKGTCFRITLPE, encoded by the coding sequence GTGTATAAAAGGAAATCGATTTTTTGGCAGCTTTTTACTTCTCATCTGGTTTTGGTAGGTTTTTCGGTATTGGCAGTTGTTTGGATTGCCCTGAGTATTTTCCAGCAGTTTTATTATTCAAATACAGCCGATAATTTGACCGTGCGTTCACGCTTGTTGGCCGGACAGTTGAGCCGGATGATACAGCAGGAAAAGTACACTGAAATGGACCGGATGATTACTTCGATGGGGAAAGAAACCGGTACGCGCATTACCATTGTTTTGCCGGATGGGCGGGTTGCAGGGGACTCGCACGAAGATGCGGCTAAATTGGAAAATCATGGTGACCGTCCGGAGGTCATCAGCGCAGGCAAACAAGGCATTGGGAGTTCGCACCGCTACAGCTACTCGCTCAAACAGTATATGATGTATACCGCGATTGTTTTGCGCGGCGAGGATGGCGTGTTGCAGGGGTTTGTCAGGACATCATTGCCGTTGAACGGATTGCAACAAGCTCTGCTGGCAATGAATAAAAAAATATTGCTGGGTGTATTCTTTATCATTATTTTGACAGCGGCGATAAGCTTTTGGGTCTCACAGCGCATGATTAAGCCGCTGGTGACCATCAAACAAGGGGCGGAAAAATACGCGGCCGGCGATCTGGAGCATAAACTCTATACCGATGGTTCGGAAGAGATTAAAAGCCTGGCAGATACGCTCAATATGATGGCGGTGCAATTGAAACAAAGAATTGAATCCAGCGAACATCAGCGTCAGGAACAAGCGGCTATTTTAACCGGGATGACGGAAGGGGTTTTGGCGGTCGATGGCAGGGAAAATGTTGTTTATATGAATTCGTCGGCCAAGCAGTTGTTTGAAGTGGAACCCAATTGGGATGTAGGGAAAAAAATACAGGAAATTATTCGGGACCCTTCTTTGCATGCGTTTATCGCGTTGACGCTCGTTTCTGAAGAATCCACGACCGCGGAATTAAAGTTTTATAAAAACGGCGAAAAAATGATGCGTGTGACCGGGGCGAAAATTAAGGCGGCGAATAATACCGTCAATGGCGCGATTATTGTTCTCAATGATTTTACCCAGCTGCACCGACTCGAGACGATACGGCGTGAATTTGTATCCAATGTTTCGCATGAGTTGAAGACGCCCATTACGCTAATACAGGGGTTTGTTGAGACATTGTTGGATGACAAACAGCTTACCCGGGATGAAACGCAGAAATTTCTTAAAAAAATAGAGAAACACAGTCACCGCTTGAATGCGATTATCGAAGATTTATTGGATCTCTCGCGTATTGAACAATTGGGTTTTGATAAACTGGAGAAGAAAAAGACGGGTGTGTTTGAGATGGTGGAAAACAGCATTCAGACGTGTATGAGTGCTTACCGCGATACGCAGGTTTCCATAAACAATTCCATTTCCAAAGAAATGCAGGCGGGTTTGAATCAACCGCTCTTTGAGCAGGCCTTGTTTAATTTGTTGGAAAATGCAGTGAAGTACAGCAATTCGAAAACACCGGTGGTTGTCAAGGGCGGCCGGGAAAAGAAAAAAAATATTATCGAAGTCCGGGACTTCGGATGCGGTATTGCCGGGGAACATTTGCCAAGGATCTTTGAGCGGTTTTACCGGGTGGATAAATCACGCAGCCGGGATGAGGGCGGGACCGGACTGGGGCTGGCAATTGTGAAACACATTGTTCA